In Streptomyces sp. NBC_00306, a single genomic region encodes these proteins:
- a CDS encoding 6-pyruvoyl trahydropterin synthase family protein: MFSITVRDHLMIAHSFRGEVFGPAQRLHGATFLVDATFRRAELDADNIVVDIGLATTELGTVVAALNYRNLDDEPDFAGINTSTEALAKVIADRLADRVHAGALGEGAREIAGITVTLHESHIAWASYERTL; encoded by the coding sequence TTGTTCAGCATCACCGTCCGCGATCACCTCATGATCGCTCACAGCTTCCGTGGAGAGGTCTTCGGACCCGCGCAGCGCCTGCACGGAGCGACCTTCCTCGTGGACGCCACGTTCCGGCGTGCCGAACTCGACGCCGACAACATCGTCGTCGACATCGGCCTCGCCACCACCGAGCTGGGCACCGTCGTGGCCGCGCTGAACTACCGCAACCTCGACGACGAGCCCGACTTCGCGGGCATCAACACCTCCACGGAGGCGCTGGCCAAGGTCATCGCCGACCGTCTCGCCGACCGGGTGCACGCCGGTGCACTGGGCGAAGGCGCCCGGGAGATCGCCGGCATCACGGTCACCCTGCACGAGTCCCACATCGCGTGGGCGAGTTACGAGCGAACGCTGTGA
- a CDS encoding glycosyltransferase family 4 protein: MPGGVDDPAAPSGGNVYDRRVCRDLSRIGWQVHEHTVAGGWPQPDAAARNELRRILAEQADGSLVLVDGIVACGVPDIVVPEAERLRLVVLVHLPLGDETGLVAAKAAELDALERDTLRAVRAVVVTSHWAARRLAAHHRLAPDRLHVAAPGVDTEPAAPGTDGVSRLLCVAAVTPRKGQYRLVKALAGVADLPWSCLCVGGLDHDPGYVSGLRELIGNSGLSDRVRLAGPLPREELAAHYAAADLLVLTSYAETYGMAVTEALAHGVPVLATAVGGLPEAVGRAPDGSVPGILVRSEDPSALPAALRRWFDEPELRRQLKAAALGRRAVLDGWESTARHLAGALEHLLHEPRRVA; the protein is encoded by the coding sequence ATGCCCGGTGGTGTCGACGACCCCGCCGCACCCAGCGGCGGCAACGTGTACGACCGCCGGGTCTGCCGGGACCTGTCCCGTATCGGCTGGCAGGTCCACGAGCACACCGTCGCGGGCGGCTGGCCGCAGCCCGACGCCGCGGCCCGCAACGAACTGCGCCGCATCCTGGCCGAGCAGGCCGACGGTTCCCTCGTCCTCGTCGACGGAATCGTCGCCTGCGGGGTGCCCGACATCGTCGTCCCCGAGGCGGAGCGGCTGCGCCTGGTGGTCCTGGTGCATCTGCCTCTCGGCGACGAGACGGGGCTGGTCGCCGCCAAGGCGGCGGAGCTGGACGCCCTGGAGCGCGACACCCTGCGCGCCGTCAGGGCGGTCGTGGTGACGAGCCATTGGGCGGCACGCCGCCTCGCGGCCCACCACCGGCTCGCACCCGACCGGCTCCATGTCGCCGCCCCCGGCGTCGACACCGAGCCCGCGGCACCCGGCACCGACGGTGTCTCGCGGCTGCTGTGCGTGGCGGCCGTGACTCCGCGCAAGGGCCAGTACCGGCTGGTGAAGGCGCTTGCGGGCGTCGCGGACCTGCCCTGGTCCTGTCTGTGCGTCGGCGGCCTCGACCACGACCCCGGCTACGTCTCCGGGCTGCGTGAGCTCATCGGCAACTCCGGTCTCTCCGACCGTGTCCGGCTCGCGGGTCCGCTCCCGCGGGAAGAACTCGCCGCCCACTACGCCGCCGCCGATCTGCTCGTCCTCACCTCGTACGCCGAGACGTACGGCATGGCCGTCACCGAGGCACTCGCCCACGGCGTGCCCGTCCTCGCGACGGCCGTGGGCGGACTTCCCGAGGCGGTCGGCCGGGCACCCGACGGCAGTGTGCCGGGCATCCTCGTCCGGTCCGAGGACCCGTCGGCCCTCCCGGCGGCGCTCCGCCGCTGGTTCGACGAGCCCGAACTGCGCCGGCAACTGAAGGCGGCGGCACTCGGCCGCCGCGCCGTGCTCGACGGCTGGGAGTCGACAGCGCGTCATCTCGCCGGAGCACTCGAACACCTCCTGCACGAACCCCGGAGGGTCGCATGA
- a CDS encoding SAM-dependent methyltransferase, with protein MGVDSASSRRSTRTPPARTPEGRMTATEVPRYAPEWLELREPADAAARARELLAPLISALTSGQDDGTGLVIHDLGCGSGSMGRWLAPRLTGAQHWVLHDRDPELLVLAADRTPRTADDGSPVTVATVHGDLAGLTAATLAGASLVTASALLDVLTREEIDSLAAACAEAGCPALLALSVMGRVELTPADPLDAEIQEAFNAHQRRGGLLGPDAVTQASEAFARHGMTVRVHASPWRLGAEESELTGEWLQGWVGAACEERPDLGPRAVEYLRRRLAACAARELEVVVHHSDLLALPRPTGGTS; from the coding sequence CTGGGAGTCGACAGCGCGTCATCTCGCCGGAGCACTCGAACACCTCCTGCACGAACCCCGGAGGGTCGCATGACCGCCACCGAAGTGCCTCGTTACGCCCCCGAGTGGCTGGAGCTGCGCGAGCCCGCCGACGCGGCCGCACGCGCGCGTGAACTCCTCGCCCCCCTGATCAGCGCTCTGACGAGTGGTCAGGACGACGGCACGGGTCTCGTGATCCACGACCTCGGCTGCGGCAGCGGGTCCATGGGCCGCTGGCTCGCCCCCCGGCTGACCGGCGCGCAGCACTGGGTCCTGCACGACCGCGATCCCGAACTGCTCGTGCTGGCCGCCGACCGAACCCCCCGGACCGCCGACGACGGCAGCCCCGTCACGGTCGCGACCGTACACGGTGATCTCGCCGGTCTCACCGCCGCGACGCTCGCGGGCGCCTCGCTCGTGACGGCGTCGGCCCTGCTGGACGTCCTGACCCGCGAGGAGATCGACTCTCTCGCCGCGGCCTGTGCCGAGGCCGGCTGCCCGGCGCTGCTGGCCCTGTCCGTCATGGGCCGGGTCGAACTGACCCCCGCCGACCCGCTCGACGCCGAGATCCAAGAGGCGTTCAACGCCCACCAGCGGCGCGGTGGACTGCTGGGCCCCGACGCGGTGACGCAGGCCTCGGAGGCCTTCGCACGGCACGGCATGACCGTGCGGGTGCACGCCAGCCCGTGGCGGCTCGGCGCCGAGGAGTCGGAGCTGACGGGGGAGTGGCTGCAGGGCTGGGTCGGCGCCGCGTGCGAGGAACGCCCGGACCTCGGGCCGCGTGCCGTCGAGTATCTGCGGCGCCGCCTGGCGGCCTGCGCCGCGCGCGAGTTGGAGGTGGTCGTGCACCACAGCGATCTGCTGGCACTGCCCCGGCCGACGGGCGGGACGTCATGA
- a CDS encoding RibD family protein, producing MSVHGTSLTEEQAWELLLGVRSEADAEAAGLVLGRDGVRRWSQDASPEAEALADLYLPLCLAGPRLTVAQLGQSVDGFIATRTGDADFVTGEEDRRHLHRLRALADAVVVGAGTAVSDDPQLTVRACAGTNPVRVVLDPRGRVPLERKVFTDGSAPTLWVVGAGGGHEKRVRDSVGGGSGGVDVLTLPDDDAFAPRRLVETLASRGLGRMLIEGGGVTVSRFLHEQALDRLYVTVAPVLLGDGVPGLRFAGTSVMREALRPPTRRAMLGEDTLFEFGLGTP from the coding sequence ATGAGTGTTCACGGCACCTCCCTGACGGAGGAACAGGCGTGGGAACTGCTGCTCGGTGTGCGCTCCGAGGCGGATGCCGAGGCCGCCGGGCTGGTGCTCGGCCGGGACGGGGTCCGGCGGTGGAGCCAGGACGCTTCGCCCGAAGCGGAGGCGCTCGCCGATCTGTATCTGCCGCTGTGCCTGGCCGGTCCGCGTCTGACCGTCGCTCAGCTCGGTCAGAGCGTCGACGGCTTCATCGCCACGCGTACCGGTGACGCCGACTTCGTCACCGGCGAGGAGGACCGTCGTCATCTGCACCGGCTCCGGGCGCTCGCCGACGCGGTCGTGGTCGGGGCGGGCACCGCCGTCTCGGACGATCCCCAGCTGACGGTGCGCGCCTGCGCCGGTACCAACCCGGTGCGTGTCGTGCTCGATCCGCGCGGCCGGGTCCCTCTGGAGCGCAAGGTCTTCACCGATGGGTCAGCTCCCACTCTGTGGGTGGTCGGCGCCGGCGGCGGCCACGAGAAGCGGGTGCGCGACAGTGTCGGTGGCGGCAGTGGCGGTGTTGACGTGCTGACGCTGCCGGACGACGACGCGTTCGCCCCCCGTCGGCTGGTCGAGACCCTGGCGAGCCGCGGTCTCGGCCGGATGCTGATCGAGGGCGGCGGTGTCACCGTGTCGCGCTTCCTGCACGAGCAGGCACTCGACCGGCTGTACGTCACCGTCGCACCGGTCCTGCTGGGCGACGGCGTTCCCGGTCTGCGCTTCGCGGGCACGTCCGTGATGCGTGAGGCGCTGCGTCCGCCGACGCGGCGCGCCATGCTCGGCGAGGACACCCTCTTCGAGTTCGGACTCGGAACGCCGTAG